The following are encoded together in the Pleurocapsa sp. FMAR1 genome:
- a CDS encoding aminotransferase class I/II-fold pyridoxal phosphate-dependent enzyme, with protein MQLEPIAIIGIGCRFPGAKNPQAFWQMMRDGVDGVSEVPESRWDVESYYDPDKSKAGKTNTRWGGFLEDVDQFEPQFFGIAPKEAVTMDPQQRLLLEVAWETFEDAGQIPEDLKGSKTGVFIGIGTHDYSIMMWQQPVSEPYATTGTGNCIAANRISYIFDLKGPSLAVDTACSSSLVSVHLACQSIWTGESELALAGGVNMLLLPTIMVGFSKGGFMSSDGRCKSFDASADGYVRGEGAGLVLLKPLSQAQADGDDIYGVILSSAVNQDGLSNGMAAPNPVAQEAVLREAYQRVGIDPSLVDYIEAHGTGTKVGDPIEANALGAVFGEHRQPGNNCLIGSVKTNIGHTETAAGIAGIIKVALALKHKQIPPSLHFNTPNSAIAFENLKLQVVTQLTPWEKNKPLIAGVNSFGFGGTNAHIVMGDYETRGLGKAIGGQGDWGTRRQGDEEIELSSLNLLTISAKSKSALRQLAQSYQDFIQETEVSLENICTATQTQRSHFNHRLTCIAKSTQQLIKQLTAFTSNRETAGLKESTVSKEEQTFAPTKKICWLFTGQGSQYVGMGQQLYDTQSIFREALNNCAEILKLYLDKPLLEIIYESQTCKGVLPNVPTKINRTIYTQPAIFSVEYALAQLWLSWGIKPDYVAGHSIGEYVAACVAGVFSLEDGLKLVATRSRLMEELPSSGGMLAVFSNQETIAELIATYDEVNIAAINNNQNTVIAGKNKTLTLIADKLAQINISSTLLNVSHAFHSPLMKPMLADFKLVAAEITYSAPKIPLVSNATAQLAEIEITSPDYWVNHIIQPVNFADSFQFLLQQDVDIFLEIGAKPILASLGKTISTTEIDSDPILLPSLSDKQDDWQVILNSVAQLYHQGIKIDWRVFNQSHYNRGVKLPTYPFQRQRYWWKKAKFWIEENSNNQQQPHPLLGNCLTLAGTSERYFKGQINAHNPKYLQDHCLENKTVFPATAYMEMALAAGKYIYSDRSFQLEKFTIKKPLLLTNKPTELQTVVSSSENCCNLKIFSKNIQEKDFILHSESIIKPALKNTLSRINIEEVKSRSQPILDISNYYQQLSNKGLNYGVNFQGIKQLWKGNDRAFAYIEIPDNIIDDNYQLHPALLDSCLQIIGAATESQGIYLPVSLELFKVYQSCSNKVWVQVNIKPTDNSQILKADLFLADNTGDLVAQITDLSLQYLSLRSLQKLIDIPVEEQVNIDDWLYKIDWEAKDLNTEYISKIDNGDRWLIFADKTDLSLELTDKLSGILLAKDAHFKRIKNNQYTINPNQPEDFKKLWQVIKRKKITNLKIAYFSKGSSQIHTYDRDCQGIFHLMQSLVKEKLNPSQLAIITEKTQFQSGDKSRPREYAAYTLDSSFNATGLINCRRRFGRQPLGNPRNGLSRKAASRSVPLRLSATRGLLSFPPTNSLSGSVWGLGRTIKQEYPSLNCNLIDFDNLNLEQLLPELLLSDSETQVAYYNQQRYVARLAPQDNTLNNPFRLQLSDYGTLDNLALAPLQRRPPQPGEIEIQVTASGVNFRDVLNALGMLKEYLQAMGFANSTQVPFGGECAGIVTAIGEGVTNFQLGDEVIAAQAVGSLSSHVTVDARFAIAKPDHLDYAEAATIPTNFLTAYYGLHYLAKIKPGDKILIHAAAGGVGQAAVQIAQQIGAEVYATASVAKWDFLKASGVKYVMNSRTLDFAEEVMQLTDGKGVDLILNSLNGDFISKNLDILTSKGRFVEIGKVGIWDKAQVTEKRADISYFPFDLLEVSDRDPELIATLFAELKQQFVERILQPLPHKIFPIQQADDAFRYMAQAKHIGKVVISMPASNQIVKPDGSYLITGGFGALGLQVANWLAQEGAKNLILVGRSQPTKQAQQEIDKLEQQGVTVNVIQADITDYDAVADIFSNEKPEIKGIIHAAGSLDDGLLKTLSWERFQAVLQPKITGAWNLHLATKEQSLDWFVCFSSIVSVFGAAGQSNYAAANAFMDNLMSYRRNLGLPGLSINWSIWDEVGMATGLTSRQQEKLSQQGLNAIAPQQGLKVLKQLLQQQATQTIVFPVDWDTFLRQQPNNPFFERLQPQTETKPVLTSSFLQQLASVPKDKQHHMLRLHIQEQIAKVLGFSDPEDIDTQEKFADLGMDSLMAVEFKNSLQASLGDAVSLTAAFDYPNVELLTNYIAQKLSVGNILQNVNVEANDRSPLREIPNKTAISPVKRIQIDIKPEYSQFKSTPEYINLKKDLERVEKLGNPFFNLHQGIAQDTIKTDGRELINYSSYNYIGMSGDPVVIEATQKAIAEYGTSVSASRVLSGERPLHLELEREIADFIGTENAIVYVGGHATNVSTIGHLFNEKDLIICDALSHNSIREGCNLSGATIIDFPHNDCQALEAILERERTKYQKVLIAVEGIYSTDGDLAPVAEIVELKHHYQTFLLVDEAHSIGVLGLSGGGIREHFNLQPTDVDLWMGTLSKSLASCGGYIAGCHELIQYLKYTAPGFVFSVGMSPANTAAALAAIRLLKSEPERAMKLQSRAKFCLDLAKSKGFNTGYSADSPIIPVIVGEPHKAVSLSQLLGQKGINVQPMVYPSVPYNAARLRFFITSLHSETQILATMNTLEKVMYAK; from the coding sequence CGGCACTCACGACTATTCGATTATGATGTGGCAACAGCCTGTGAGTGAACCTTACGCTACTACAGGCACAGGTAACTGTATTGCTGCCAATCGTATTTCCTATATTTTTGATTTAAAAGGACCTAGCTTGGCGGTAGACACTGCTTGCTCTTCTTCTTTGGTTTCTGTCCATTTAGCCTGTCAGAGTATTTGGACAGGTGAATCTGAACTAGCTTTAGCTGGTGGGGTTAATATGCTGCTGCTACCAACGATTATGGTGGGCTTTAGCAAAGGAGGCTTTATGTCCAGTGATGGACGCTGTAAGAGTTTTGATGCTAGTGCCGATGGTTATGTTAGGGGAGAAGGGGCAGGTTTGGTCTTGTTAAAACCTTTGTCTCAAGCTCAAGCAGATGGTGACGATATCTATGGGGTAATTCTTAGTAGCGCGGTAAACCAGGATGGCTTAAGTAACGGCATGGCTGCACCAAATCCTGTGGCGCAAGAGGCAGTTTTACGAGAGGCTTATCAGCGTGTAGGCATCGACCCTAGTTTAGTAGATTACATTGAAGCTCATGGTACAGGGACAAAAGTAGGAGATCCCATTGAAGCTAATGCTTTGGGGGCAGTTTTTGGCGAACATCGTCAACCAGGAAATAACTGTCTGATAGGTTCAGTCAAAACCAATATCGGACATACTGAAACCGCAGCAGGTATTGCAGGAATTATCAAAGTTGCGCTGGCACTTAAGCATAAACAGATCCCACCCAGCTTACATTTTAATACTCCAAATAGTGCGATCGCTTTTGAAAATTTGAAATTACAGGTAGTTACTCAGCTAACCCCCTGGGAAAAAAATAAGCCATTAATTGCAGGAGTGAATTCTTTTGGCTTTGGTGGCACAAATGCTCATATTGTTATGGGGGACTATGAGACAAGGGGACTGGGAAAGGCGATTGGGGGACAAGGCGACTGGGGGACAAGACGACAAGGAGACGAGGAAATAGAGTTATCTTCTTTGAATTTGCTGACTATTTCGGCTAAGAGTAAATCTGCATTACGGCAGTTGGCACAAAGTTATCAAGATTTTATTCAAGAGACAGAGGTATCTTTAGAGAATATTTGTACAGCAACTCAAACCCAAAGAAGCCATTTTAATCATCGTCTTACCTGCATTGCTAAATCAACTCAACAGTTAATCAAACAATTAACAGCTTTTACCTCTAATCGAGAAACAGCAGGATTGAAAGAAAGTACCGTTAGTAAGGAAGAACAAACATTCGCCCCTACTAAGAAAATCTGTTGGCTATTTACAGGACAAGGATCGCAATATGTAGGCATGGGTCAACAACTTTATGACACTCAGTCTATTTTTCGCGAGGCACTAAATAACTGTGCAGAAATCCTTAAACTTTATTTAGACAAACCTTTATTAGAGATCATTTACGAATCACAAACCTGTAAGGGCGTTTTGCCAAACGTCCCTACAAAAATTAACCGAACAATTTATACTCAACCCGCTATCTTTTCTGTAGAATATGCCTTGGCGCAATTATGGCTTTCTTGGGGTATCAAGCCTGATTATGTCGCAGGGCATAGTATCGGAGAATATGTTGCAGCCTGTGTCGCAGGGGTTTTTAGTTTGGAAGATGGTCTAAAGCTGGTTGCCACTAGAAGTAGATTGATGGAGGAATTACCTTCATCAGGAGGAATGCTAGCTGTCTTTAGTAATCAAGAAACAATAGCTGAATTGATAGCTACTTATGACGAGGTAAATATTGCTGCGATTAACAATAATCAAAATACCGTTATTGCTGGGAAAAACAAAACTCTAACTTTAATTGCAGATAAATTAGCTCAAATAAATATCAGCAGCACTCTTTTAAATGTCTCCCATGCCTTTCATTCTCCTTTAATGAAGCCGATGCTGGCTGACTTTAAGCTGGTAGCAGCAGAAATAACCTACTCTGCGCCAAAAATTCCCTTGGTTTCTAACGCAACTGCACAGTTGGCGGAGATAGAGATTACTAGCCCTGATTATTGGGTTAATCATATTATCCAACCAGTTAATTTTGCTGATAGTTTTCAGTTTCTACTACAGCAAGACGTTGATATCTTTTTAGAAATTGGGGCAAAACCAATTCTGGCTAGCCTCGGTAAAACAATCTCAACCACAGAAATAGATTCCGATCCTATCTTGCTTCCTAGTCTTTCTGACAAACAAGACGATTGGCAGGTGATTCTAAATAGTGTGGCACAGCTATATCACCAAGGAATAAAAATTGATTGGCGGGTATTTAATCAAAGCCATTATAATCGAGGAGTCAAACTGCCTACTTATCCTTTTCAACGTCAAAGATACTGGTGGAAGAAAGCAAAGTTTTGGATAGAAGAAAATTCAAATAATCAGCAGCAACCACATCCTTTATTAGGTAATTGCCTAACTTTGGCTGGCACTTCAGAGAGATACTTTAAGGGACAGATAAATGCTCATAACCCTAAATATTTACAAGATCACTGTTTAGAAAATAAAACAGTATTTCCTGCTACGGCTTATATGGAAATGGCATTAGCAGCAGGCAAGTATATATATTCAGATAGAAGCTTTCAGCTAGAGAAGTTTACTATTAAAAAGCCTTTGTTATTGACTAATAAACCAACGGAGTTACAAACAGTTGTTAGTAGCTCAGAAAATTGCTGTAATCTTAAGATATTTAGCAAGAATATTCAAGAAAAAGATTTTATTTTGCATAGTGAATCTATTATTAAACCTGCGCTCAAAAATACTTTATCTCGGATAAATATAGAAGAAGTTAAATCGCGATCGCAACCTATCTTAGACATATCAAACTACTATCAACAATTAAGCAATAAAGGTTTGAACTATGGCGTTAACTTTCAAGGTATAAAACAGTTGTGGAAAGGAAATGATCGGGCTTTTGCCTATATTGAAATACCAGATAATATAATCGATGATAACTATCAGCTTCATCCTGCTTTATTAGATTCCTGTCTACAAATTATTGGAGCAGCTACAGAGTCTCAGGGAATTTATTTACCAGTGAGTCTTGAATTATTCAAGGTATACCAAAGCTGTAGTAACAAAGTTTGGGTGCAGGTTAATATTAAGCCGACTGATAATAGTCAAATACTAAAAGCGGATTTATTTTTAGCAGATAATACTGGTGATTTAGTTGCCCAGATAACGGACTTGTCATTACAATATCTTAGTTTGCGATCGCTACAAAAACTAATAGATATACCTGTAGAAGAGCAAGTCAATATTGATGACTGGCTATATAAAATTGACTGGGAAGCTAAAGATTTAAATACCGAATATATTAGTAAAATAGATAATGGCGATCGCTGGTTGATTTTTGCCGATAAAACTGATTTATCTCTGGAATTAACCGATAAATTATCAGGTATTTTGTTAGCAAAAGATGCTCATTTTAAACGGATAAAAAATAATCAATATACAATTAATCCTAATCAGCCAGAAGATTTTAAGAAACTCTGGCAAGTTATTAAACGTAAAAAAATTACTAATTTAAAAATCGCCTACTTTAGTAAGGGCAGTTCGCAAATCCATACATATGACCGAGATTGCCAAGGCATTTTTCATTTGATGCAGTCCTTAGTAAAAGAAAAATTAAACCCCTCTCAACTAGCAATAATTACTGAAAAAACCCAGTTTCAATCAGGTGATAAATCACGCCCGCGTGAATATGCTGCTTACACCCTCGACAGTTCCTTCAACGCGACGGGGCTTATAAACTGCCGACGCAGGTTCGGCAGACAGCCCCTTGGAAACCCGCGCAACGGACTGTCTCGCAAAGCAGCATCGAGAAGCGTTCCCTTGCGCCTGTCGGCGACGCGGGGTCTTCTCTCATTTCCGCCCACCAATAGCTTATCAGGTTCGGTTTGGGGATTAGGTAGAACAATTAAACAGGAATATCCCAGCCTTAACTGTAATTTAATTGATTTTGATAATCTAAATCTAGAACAATTATTACCAGAATTATTATTATCAGATAGCGAGACTCAGGTTGCCTATTACAACCAGCAAAGATACGTTGCCAGACTTGCGCCTCAAGACAATACTTTAAATAATCCTTTTCGTCTGCAACTATCTGACTATGGTACTTTAGATAACCTTGCTCTTGCACCCTTGCAGCGTCGCCCTCCCCAACCAGGTGAAATTGAGATTCAAGTAACCGCTAGCGGGGTAAACTTTCGTGATGTCTTAAATGCCTTGGGGATGTTAAAAGAATACCTGCAAGCAATGGGATTTGCTAACTCTACCCAAGTACCTTTTGGTGGCGAATGTGCAGGGATTGTAACCGCTATCGGCGAAGGAGTTACAAATTTTCAGCTAGGAGATGAGGTAATTGCTGCCCAAGCGGTAGGCAGTTTGAGTAGTCATGTAACGGTTGATGCTAGATTTGCGATCGCCAAACCAGATCATTTAGACTATGCTGAGGCTGCTACTATACCCACAAACTTTTTAACCGCATATTACGGCTTGCATTATCTGGCAAAAATTAAGCCTGGAGACAAGATCCTGATTCATGCTGCTGCGGGTGGAGTAGGGCAAGCTGCGGTACAAATAGCGCAACAAATAGGTGCAGAAGTATACGCTACTGCTTCAGTGGCTAAATGGGATTTTCTTAAGGCATCAGGAGTTAAATATGTTATGAACTCCCGCACTCTCGATTTTGCTGAGGAAGTAATGCAGCTTACGGATGGCAAGGGAGTAGATTTAATACTCAATAGTCTTAATGGTGATTTTATTTCTAAGAATCTGGATATTCTCACATCAAAAGGTAGATTTGTAGAAATTGGCAAGGTGGGAATATGGGATAAAGCACAGGTAACAGAAAAACGTGCCGATATTAGTTATTTTCCTTTCGATCTACTAGAAGTTTCTGATCGAGATCCTGAATTAATTGCTACCTTGTTTGCAGAATTGAAACAGCAATTTGTTGAGCGAATATTACAGCCTTTACCCCACAAAATTTTTCCCATACAACAAGCCGATGATGCCTTTCGTTACATGGCGCAAGCTAAACATATCGGCAAGGTTGTCATATCCATGCCTGCTAGTAATCAAATAGTAAAACCAGACGGTAGCTATTTAATCACGGGGGGTTTTGGTGCATTGGGCTTACAGGTAGCAAACTGGTTAGCGCAAGAAGGGGCAAAGAATTTAATTCTTGTCGGCAGAAGCCAGCCTACAAAACAGGCTCAACAAGAAATAGATAAGCTAGAACAACAAGGCGTTACCGTAAATGTCATCCAAGCTGATATTACTGATTATGATGCAGTTGCAGATATTTTTAGTAACGAAAAACCAGAGATTAAAGGGATCATTCATGCAGCAGGAAGTCTCGACGACGGGCTATTAAAAACATTATCCTGGGAGCGTTTTCAAGCAGTTTTACAGCCAAAAATTACAGGTGCGTGGAATCTACATCTTGCTACCAAAGAACAGTCGCTAGATTGGTTTGTGTGCTTCTCTTCTATTGTTTCGGTGTTTGGTGCAGCAGGGCAAAGTAACTATGCAGCAGCCAACGCCTTTATGGACAATCTGATGAGCTATCGCCGTAACCTAGGCTTGCCAGGATTAAGCATCAACTGGAGTATTTGGGATGAAGTTGGCATGGCAACCGGCTTAACATCTAGACAACAAGAGAAGTTGAGCCAACAAGGATTAAATGCGATCGCACCACAGCAAGGACTAAAAGTATTAAAACAATTATTACAGCAACAGGCAACTCAAACAATTGTTTTCCCCGTAGATTGGGATACTTTTTTACGTCAACAGCCAAACAATCCTTTTTTTGAGAGATTACAACCGCAAACAGAAACTAAACCAGTCTTAACTTCTTCCTTCTTGCAGCAATTAGCCAGCGTACCAAAAGATAAACAACATCATATGTTACGGTTACACATCCAAGAGCAAATAGCTAAAGTATTGGGCTTTAGCGATCCTGAAGATATTGATACTCAAGAAAAATTTGCCGATCTTGGTATGGATTCGTTGATGGCGGTAGAGTTTAAAAATAGTTTACAAGCCAGTCTTGGTGATGCCGTATCTTTAACCGCAGCCTTCGATTATCCCAACGTCGAACTATTAACGAACTATATCGCCCAAAAATTGTCTGTTGGTAATATTTTGCAAAATGTAAATGTAGAGGCGAACGACCGTTCGCCCCTACGGGAAATACCAAACAAAACAGCGATATCACCAGTAAAACGAATCCAGATTGATATTAAGCCTGAATACAGTCAATTTAAATCAACTCCAGAATACATTAATCTCAAAAAAGATTTAGAACGAGTAGAAAAACTGGGTAATCCTTTCTTTAATCTTCATCAAGGTATTGCCCAAGACACGATCAAAACAGATGGACGTGAGTTAATTAATTACTCTAGCTACAACTATATCGGTATGTCTGGAGATCCTGTGGTGATTGAAGCTACTCAAAAAGCGATCGCCGAATACGGAACTTCTGTATCTGCCAGTCGGGTATTATCAGGTGAGCGTCCCTTACATTTAGAATTAGAGCGAGAAATAGCTGATTTTATTGGCACAGAAAATGCGATCGTTTATGTTGGTGGTCATGCAACCAACGTGAGTACCATTGGTCATTTGTTTAATGAGAAGGATCTAATTATCTGTGATGCCCTAAGTCACAATAGCATTAGGGAAGGCTGCAACCTATCAGGGGCGACAATTATTGATTTTCCTCACAACGATTGTCAGGCTTTAGAGGCAATTTTAGAACGAGAAAGAACTAAATATCAAAAAGTCTTAATTGCTGTTGAGGGTATTTATAGTACCGATGGCGATTTAGCACCCGTAGCCGAAATAGTAGAACTTAAGCACCACTATCAAACTTTTTTATTAGTAGATGAAGCTCATTCCATTGGCGTATTGGGCTTATCTGGCGGAGGAATCAGAGAACACTTTAACTTGCAACCTACTGACGTAGACTTATGGATGGGTACTCTGAGTAAATCCTTGGCTAGCTGCGGAGGCTATATTGCTGGTTGTCATGAATTAATTCAATATCTCAAATATACTGCTCCTGGCTTTGTTTTTAGCGTCGGGATGTCCCCCGCCAATACCGCAGCAGCTTTAGCAGCTATAAGATTACTTAAATCTGAACCAGAAAGAGCAATGAAGTTACAGAGTCGAGCTAAATTTTGTCTCGATCTGGCTAAAAGTAAAGGTTTTAATACTGGCTATAGTGCCGATTCGCCTATAATTCCTGTCATTGTCGGCGAACCTCATAAGGCAGTAAGTTTATCTCAGCTTTTAGGACAAAAAGGAATTAATGTTCAGCCGATGGTATATCCTTCTGTACCCTATAATGCTGCCCGATTACGCTTCTTTATTACCAGTCTGCATTCTGAAACACAAATTCTGGCGACGATGAATACTCTAGAAAAAGTAATGTATGCTAAATAA
- a CDS encoding nucleotidyltransferase family protein gives MKQWLVEHKPLLQEDYKIRELGIFGSYIRQEQTETSDIDLLVEFSEIPSLLKFVNLENYLSDNLGVKVDLVHKNGLKPRIEKRILAEVIYL, from the coding sequence ATTAAGCAATGGCTTGTGGAACATAAGCCCTTATTGCAGGAAGATTACAAGATTCGGGAGCTAGGAATTTTTGGCTCTTACATTCGCCAAGAGCAAACCGAAACCAGTGATATTGATCTGTTGGTAGAGTTTTCTGAGATACCTAGCTTATTAAAGTTTGTCAATTTAGAGAACTATCTCAGCGACAATTTGGGGGTTAAGGTAGATTTGGTGCATAAAAACGGTTTAAAGCCTCGGATTGAAAAGAGGATTTTGGCAGAGGTCATTTATTTGTGA
- the hisA gene encoding 1-(5-phosphoribosyl)-5-[(5-phosphoribosylamino)methylideneamino]imidazole-4-carboxamide isomerase has product MEVIPAIDLLDGKCVRLYQGDYNQASIFNDNPVEVARQWEKEGATRLHVVDLDGAKAGKSVNLKVIEAIAKAISIPVQVGGGLRDRAGVSRLLDTGVQRAILGTIAVEKPELVTELCQEFPEQIVVGIDARNGKVATRGWLETSEVAAIDLAHRMARQGVAAIIYTDIHRDGTLSGPNMDALRELAESIAIPVIASGGVSSLTDLLSLSGLESIGVTGAIVGKAIYTGDVSLKEAVRAVGDGRWQDVPPDTGTYIV; this is encoded by the coding sequence ATGGAAGTTATCCCTGCGATCGATCTGCTCGACGGTAAGTGCGTAAGACTTTATCAAGGAGATTATAATCAAGCCTCAATCTTTAACGATAACCCTGTAGAAGTAGCGCGCCAGTGGGAAAAAGAAGGTGCAACCAGACTTCATGTAGTAGACTTGGACGGGGCAAAAGCAGGAAAGTCAGTTAACTTAAAAGTAATTGAAGCGATCGCCAAAGCCATATCTATTCCTGTACAGGTTGGGGGTGGTTTACGCGATCGCGCAGGAGTTTCTAGATTGCTAGATACAGGGGTACAGCGCGCAATTTTAGGGACGATAGCCGTAGAAAAACCAGAGCTAGTCACAGAATTATGTCAAGAATTTCCTGAGCAAATTGTCGTCGGTATCGATGCCCGCAACGGTAAAGTAGCCACTAGAGGTTGGCTGGAAACTTCTGAAGTAGCTGCCATAGATTTAGCTCATCGCATGGCACGGCAGGGCGTAGCAGCAATTATTTACACCGATATCCATCGCGACGGGACGTTATCTGGCCCTAATATGGACGCTTTGCGAGAATTAGCCGAATCAATTGCTATTCCTGTAATTGCCTCTGGTGGAGTAAGCTCTTTAACTGACTTATTAAGTCTATCAGGTTTAGAATCTATAGGGGTTACAGGTGCGATCGTTGGCAAAGCTATTTATACGGGAGATGTCAGCCTCAAAGAAGCAGTACGGGCAGTGGGAGATGGTCGTTGGCAAGATGTACCTCCCGATACTGGAACATATATTGTATAG
- a CDS encoding carbonic anhydrase, whose protein sequence is MKKLIRGLDKFRQTYVSSHQELLEQLSHGQKPRVLFIACSDSRVDPNLITDTDIGELFVIRNAGNIIPPYGAANGGEGGTIEYAIHALGIEQVVICGHSHCGAMKGLLKLNKLQKDMPLVYDWLRHAESTRRMVLETYPHYEGDELLEMLVAENVLIQIDNLKTYPIVRSRLHQGRLKIYAWIYNIETGNVLAYDARTHTYIPPEGQLLEEEDTVGSFSTSVNNESIIPVKKELEALLKVTPQTSKAAKQATRSLITLFDKARRLGMNNIELQNYHSLFSESVQLWAEKIYTRV, encoded by the coding sequence GTGAAAAAGTTAATTCGCGGTCTAGATAAGTTCAGACAAACCTATGTCAGTAGTCATCAGGAGCTTTTAGAACAGCTTTCTCATGGTCAAAAACCCAGAGTTTTGTTTATTGCTTGTTCTGATTCTAGAGTAGATCCCAACTTAATCACTGATACTGATATTGGGGAATTATTTGTTATTCGTAATGCAGGCAATATTATTCCTCCTTATGGTGCAGCCAATGGCGGAGAAGGAGGAACAATCGAATATGCCATCCATGCTTTGGGTATCGAACAGGTAGTTATCTGTGGACACTCCCACTGTGGGGCAATGAAGGGGCTGCTAAAGCTTAATAAACTCCAAAAAGATATGCCCTTGGTGTATGACTGGCTCAGACACGCAGAGTCAACTCGGCGGATGGTGCTGGAAACCTATCCTCACTATGAGGGAGATGAATTGCTGGAAATGCTGGTTGCAGAAAACGTTCTGATCCAAATTGACAATCTCAAAACCTATCCTATAGTCAGATCTAGGCTACATCAAGGCAGACTCAAAATTTATGCTTGGATTTATAACATCGAAACTGGTAATGTCCTCGCTTATGATGCCCGCACCCATACCTACATTCCCCCTGAAGGTCAGCTATTAGAAGAAGAGGATACTGTTGGTTCTTTTTCAACCTCTGTCAACAATGAGTCAATTATCCCCGTAAAAAAAGAATTAGAAGCTTTGTTAAAAGTTACCCCCCAAACCTCTAAAGCAGCTAAACAAGCAACGCGATCGCTGATCACTTTATTCGACAAAGCACGTCGTTTAGGCATGAACAATATTGAATTGCAAAACTATCATTCCTTATTTTCTGAGTCCGTACAGCTTTGGGCAGAAAAAATTTATACCCGCGTTTAA
- a CDS encoding NgoBV family restriction endonuclease, translated as MLIDNKITESVGNIEFNFLNVSVNIQEKSAIGDLFQEWFAKWMEIQGIRFRTTSHTQQFPNFLLDSASNNKNLLEVKTFDYNRSANFDVANFEAYCRSIRTKAYFLDADYLIFAYLLVNGQFKIERLWLKKIWQITGNSNKYPVKCQIKQEVIYNIRPISWYSKKVKFQPFNNRLEFVEALHRTLMQYSKTQIASNDWLDAVCHNYLSHTGQRL; from the coding sequence ATGCTTATTGACAATAAAATTACTGAAAGTGTTGGTAATATTGAATTTAATTTTTTGAATGTTTCAGTAAATATTCAAGAAAAAAGTGCGATTGGCGATCTTTTTCAAGAATGGTTTGCTAAATGGATGGAAATTCAAGGTATTAGATTTAGAACAACTAGCCATACCCAACAATTTCCTAATTTTTTATTGGACTCTGCATCAAACAATAAAAATTTATTGGAAGTTAAGACTTTTGATTACAATCGTTCTGCAAATTTTGATGTTGCAAATTTTGAAGCATATTGTCGTTCTATTAGAACTAAAGCATATTTTTTGGATGCCGATTACCTGATTTTTGCTTATCTTTTGGTAAACGGTCAGTTTAAAATAGAAAGACTTTGGCTAAAAAAAATTTGGCAAATTACTGGTAATTCAAACAAATATCCTGTCAAATGCCAGATCAAACAAGAAGTTATTTACAATATCAGACCTATTTCTTGGTATTCCAAAAAAGTCAAATTTCAACCATTTAATAATAGGCTAGAGTTTGTAGAAGCTTTACATCGAACTTTGATGCAATATTCTAAAACACAGATAGCAAGTAACGATTGGTTGGATGCGGTATGCCACAATTATTTATCTCATACAGGACAAAGATTGTAA